The following coding sequences lie in one Pirellulales bacterium genomic window:
- a CDS encoding recombinase family protein produces MYVRWAQGLCLELGVKFRGTAEQIEAMIHDSRSADGDIFLDYEVEGDQLTRPALEALLQEAKRDSRVSHIFIPRRDRLARPHDPIDGLNIEKKFRELGITLVFTNKTLAPLARGERPKIEEQLVALIDYSHAGEENWTLADKILKAQLSLAEAGYSTGGRPRYGFDRCLVKADGTRIRKLADGERVRQSGHHVVWLPANDQRFQIGLRILDMLEQIPASRVAAILTADGIPSPDAGRYRKDNGMRHLVSGVWHATTITNIARNPLWLACKMYGQRSMGKLLRFTPDGPRLVSEESDYRLDGKRKVIRNQSPISAAAHFEPPVNRDRLERLLAKLDERAGSQKGKPRSRDPNNNPLGARIFDMNCSWPMYRSPNGDSFRYCCGQYMQSHGQRCDSNYVLGPAATQFVLGYIRQQVISPRMLSKIENKLRELAARDGYAQKPASGTSAQKTELATVVANLDAVKRLKDLPQDEAQRSTMVALAKNLQERHDALVAEIAASEVEATAVVDTEAEVKKALMLVCQIDKLATDSENLAAVTKLFNLVNARLFLRFVAVRPKKRVVNRICGGIVTFGSAPAPIEIYCGQTSRKHIKNSQTAADAVAPGEKTLPGSFQSDGKDESIGNVNRGERI; encoded by the coding sequence ATGTACGTGAGGTGGGCCCAAGGCCTATGCCTGGAATTGGGCGTTAAGTTCCGTGGGACGGCCGAGCAAATCGAAGCGATGATCCACGATAGCCGTAGTGCCGATGGAGACATCTTTTTGGACTATGAAGTTGAAGGGGACCAACTGACCAGGCCGGCTCTGGAGGCACTGCTTCAGGAGGCGAAGAGGGATTCGAGAGTTTCGCACATTTTCATCCCCAGGCGCGATCGCCTGGCACGGCCGCACGATCCGATCGACGGCCTAAACATTGAGAAAAAATTCCGAGAGCTTGGAATTACCCTAGTGTTTACGAACAAAACACTAGCACCGTTAGCGCGCGGAGAGCGACCAAAGATCGAAGAACAACTCGTAGCTCTGATTGATTACAGTCACGCCGGTGAAGAAAACTGGACACTGGCAGACAAGATCCTTAAGGCTCAACTTTCGCTGGCCGAAGCCGGATATTCCACCGGCGGCAGACCAAGATATGGATTTGACCGGTGTCTGGTGAAAGCGGACGGCACAAGGATCAGGAAGTTGGCCGATGGAGAGCGTGTGCGACAATCCGGACACCACGTAGTGTGGTTGCCGGCCAACGATCAGCGATTTCAGATTGGCCTACGCATTCTCGACATGCTTGAGCAAATTCCCGCGTCACGCGTGGCAGCGATTTTAACCGCTGACGGGATCCCCTCTCCGGATGCTGGCAGATACCGCAAGGACAACGGCATGCGGCATTTGGTCAGCGGTGTTTGGCATGCCACCACCATTACGAACATTGCGAGAAATCCACTGTGGCTCGCATGCAAAATGTACGGTCAACGATCGATGGGCAAACTTTTGCGTTTTACTCCGGATGGGCCACGGCTCGTTTCCGAAGAAAGCGACTATCGTTTGGATGGCAAACGAAAGGTGATTCGAAATCAGTCACCCATTTCGGCAGCCGCCCACTTCGAGCCGCCTGTTAACCGTGACCGGCTCGAACGGTTGCTGGCAAAACTTGACGAGCGAGCCGGATCGCAGAAGGGCAAGCCCCGATCCCGCGATCCGAATAACAATCCGCTGGGAGCAAGAATTTTCGATATGAATTGTTCGTGGCCCATGTACCGGTCACCGAATGGCGATTCGTTCCGCTATTGCTGCGGCCAGTACATGCAGAGTCACGGACAGCGATGTGATTCTAATTATGTACTGGGCCCGGCTGCAACTCAGTTCGTACTTGGCTATATTCGGCAGCAGGTCATTTCACCTCGGATGCTTTCCAAAATTGAGAATAAACTGCGCGAACTCGCTGCTCGTGATGGTTATGCGCAGAAGCCGGCCTCGGGGACCTCAGCCCAAAAAACTGAGTTGGCTACAGTCGTCGCCAATTTGGACGCAGTCAAGCGTCTCAAGGACCTCCCGCAGGACGAGGCGCAGCGATCCACCATGGTGGCATTGGCGAAGAACTTGCAGGAACGCCACGACGCCCTTGTGGCTGAGATTGCAGCTTCAGAGGTCGAAGCCACCGCGGTCGTCGATACGGAAGCCGAGGTGAAGAAAGCGCTAATGCTGGTGTGTCAGATCGACAAATTGGCCACTGACTCTGAAAACCTCGCCGCCGTGACCAAGTTGTTTAATTTGGTGAATGCGCGGCTTTTCCTGAGATTTGTAGCGGTCCGGCCCAAGAAAAGAGTAGTCAATCGCATTTGCGGCGGTATTGTTACCTTCGGATCGGCGCCGGCACCGATAGAAATATATTGCGGGCAAACAAGCCGCAAACATATTAAGAACTCACAGACGGCTGCGGATGCCGTCGCCCCGGGAGAAAAAACCCTCCCGGGTAGTTTTCAGTCCGACGGGAAGGACGAGTCGATAGGAAATGTAAATCGGGGCGAAAGGATTTGA